The Staphylothermus marinus F1 genome has a segment encoding these proteins:
- a CDS encoding DUF2139 domain-containing protein, with translation MTHIIDYLGEYPPNYGPEWGSGGIFGLKYHKGVLYYMLAFEAQGYFIDRGGIRKIYEFEKLGFKPVSGGDTYNAVYAIDDSIYFGGWVHAPAIYRGRTSKGATIDFRNKYSHVHKYDISNNEVSLIWKESMHDPEKWVGEISEIIYDPYEQKLLLARADGHTNLGVYELDPSSGKTRKILDEPALKGAINLDYACFSIHYFPKSFNGIECVDLIERKTLIDKFDPGKYTIDDGDVLYPLVGPVSSLYGRVFAFMKGGVLVYNPVLGEKYFVRLLDIPYSQLGPARANAKIFGGGVIVPYNMFVHSVINPTNEFEEKAKKATNTIISPTLLLYIAPPLVKIIGAFGARITSVEVIGDQILLAHNTMANTYRYDASPYDQGIRGFTVLNTSIINNSPPSVTIVVPGWMIKDKVFGGIPLTGYRYPELIIITKKENQLTINEYMFTLPPMLTHNEKISINSGRNRIHLNNYSGIVSFKFDKSLNEDDLVIIYLR, from the coding sequence TTGACTCATATTATTGATTATCTTGGTGAATACCCTCCAAATTATGGTCCAGAATGGGGTAGTGGAGGCATATTCGGACTGAAATATCATAAGGGAGTCCTATATTATATGTTAGCTTTTGAAGCCCAAGGTTATTTCATAGATCGTGGTGGAATAAGGAAAATATATGAGTTCGAAAAACTAGGTTTTAAACCAGTATCAGGCGGAGACACATATAATGCTGTATATGCTATAGATGATTCAATCTATTTTGGTGGATGGGTTCATGCACCAGCTATTTATAGAGGACGAACTAGTAAAGGAGCCACTATTGATTTCCGCAATAAGTATAGCCACGTCCACAAATACGATATAAGTAATAATGAAGTCTCACTTATATGGAAGGAAAGCATGCATGATCCAGAGAAATGGGTTGGAGAAATATCGGAGATAATATATGATCCTTATGAGCAGAAATTATTACTAGCAAGAGCTGACGGCCACACAAACCTAGGAGTATACGAACTTGATCCTTCAAGTGGAAAAACAAGAAAAATTCTGGATGAACCCGCACTAAAGGGGGCTATAAACTTAGATTATGCATGCTTTTCAATACATTATTTCCCAAAAAGCTTTAACGGCATAGAGTGTGTTGATTTAATAGAGAGAAAAACTCTTATTGATAAATTCGATCCGGGCAAATATACTATTGACGATGGAGATGTTCTTTATCCTCTTGTAGGCCCAGTATCTTCACTATATGGTAGAGTATTTGCGTTTATGAAAGGTGGCGTATTAGTCTATAACCCAGTGCTCGGCGAAAAATACTTTGTTAGATTACTTGATATTCCATATTCACAGCTTGGACCCGCAAGAGCAAACGCTAAAATATTTGGAGGCGGAGTAATCGTTCCATATAATATGTTTGTACACTCAGTAATCAATCCTACAAATGAGTTCGAGGAAAAAGCTAAGAAAGCAACAAATACTATTATATCGCCAACACTTCTCCTATATATCGCTCCTCCCCTAGTAAAAATAATTGGGGCTTTCGGTGCAAGAATAACTAGTGTAGAAGTAATCGGAGATCAGATATTGTTAGCACATAATACTATGGCGAACACATATAGATATGATGCTTCACCATATGATCAAGGTATAAGAGGATTCACAGTACTAAACACAAGCATCATAAACAATTCTCCTCCTTCAGTCACTATAGTGGTTCCAGGATGGATGATAAAAGATAAAGTATTTGGAGGAATACCGTTAACCGGCTATAGATATCCAGAGCTAATAATAATAACGAAGAAAGAAAATCAATTAACAATTAATGAATACATGTTTACTCTACCACCAATGCTAACACATAATGAAAAAATCAGTATTAACTCCGGAAGAAACCGTATACACTTAAACAATTACAGTGGAATAGTATCCTTTAAATTCGATAAAAGCCTTAACGAAGATGATTTAGTAATTATTTATCTGAGGTGA
- a CDS encoding 50S ribosomal protein L11 methyltransferase: MLQEKIDKADSLSRQIANKAYDFIQKHVGPKEIQEYIDKNTGGLGYRNKLVGADWERVVALGCYIAWAEAVSNKDTVLEIGTGLGRTNYCLQYSGAKQIITIDIDPYIVGIALNNNPYEAFQHALNNRSITKIILGDANILTNILLRIGYYFTHIVHDGGPNPRKNPRIFSNSFLFKLHVLLRKNGRISVFAGKDPRIVSRIYKFFKDLGYETYTFNPPGLNIKIVRGIKSS; this comes from the coding sequence TTGCTGCAAGAAAAAATCGATAAAGCAGATAGTTTATCTAGGCAAATCGCTAACAAAGCCTATGATTTTATACAGAAACATGTGGGTCCAAAAGAAATTCAAGAATACATAGACAAAAATACAGGTGGTCTTGGATATAGAAATAAGCTTGTTGGAGCTGATTGGGAAAGAGTCGTCGCTCTTGGATGCTATATAGCATGGGCGGAAGCAGTTTCTAATAAGGATACTGTTTTAGAAATTGGAACAGGGCTTGGCAGAACAAATTATTGCTTACAATATAGTGGTGCTAAACAGATAATTACTATAGATATTGATCCATATATTGTAGGTATAGCCCTAAATAATAATCCATATGAAGCGTTTCAACACGCGCTAAATAATAGATCAATTACGAAAATCATTCTAGGAGATGCTAATATTTTGACAAATATATTACTTAGAATAGGATATTATTTTACCCACATCGTCCATGATGGAGGACCTAATCCCCGTAAAAATCCACGGATTTTTTCAAACAGTTTTCTTTTCAAGCTACATGTTCTCCTAAGGAAAAATGGTAGAATATCGGTGTTTGCAGGTAAGGATCCAAGAATTGTTAGTAGGATATATAAGTTCTTCAAGGATCTAGGATATGAAACATATACATTTAACCCACCCGGACTAAACATAAAAATTGTGAGAGGAATTAAAAGTTCCTAG
- a CDS encoding ATP-NAD kinase family protein, producing the protein MIKTIRIGFIVNPIAGMGGRVGLKGTDGEAYYEALRRGAKPVSPIRALEFLNSIRTRNIQIITAPKVMGEDIVRKSRLRDKLFKIINSINQPTTPEDTRRIARQMIEDIDILVFVGGDGTARDILEAVDKKVPVLGVPAGVKMYSAVFATTPRDAAIVIEDFVKGNVEIVEREVLDIDEEAFRRDKLVVKLYGYLLVPVSSGRIQSSKTIYQDFSEEENKIAIARYVIEHMDKDTIYILGPGSTVKTINKLLGIDGTILGVDVIYRGKLIAKDVGERELLDIINKYNKAMIIVSPIGGQGFVFGRGNQQISPEIIRRVGRENILIVSTWRKINSVKVLRVDTGDYEVDAMLKGYWKVLVDYNRFVVKKVV; encoded by the coding sequence TTGATTAAAACTATTCGAATAGGTTTTATAGTGAATCCGATTGCGGGAATGGGTGGGAGAGTAGGGTTAAAGGGTACTGATGGAGAAGCATACTATGAAGCTCTGAGAAGAGGGGCTAAACCAGTATCTCCAATTAGAGCTCTCGAATTCCTTAACAGCATAAGAACGAGAAATATACAAATAATTACTGCCCCTAAAGTTATGGGGGAGGATATAGTTAGAAAATCTAGACTTAGAGATAAATTGTTCAAGATAATAAATAGCATTAACCAACCAACTACACCGGAAGATACCCGTAGAATAGCGAGGCAAATGATCGAAGATATTGATATACTAGTGTTTGTAGGTGGTGATGGAACTGCTAGAGATATTCTTGAAGCAGTTGATAAAAAAGTACCAGTGCTAGGTGTTCCGGCAGGTGTTAAAATGTATAGTGCTGTTTTCGCTACAACACCGCGGGATGCTGCAATAGTTATTGAGGATTTTGTGAAGGGGAATGTAGAGATAGTTGAGAGAGAAGTTCTCGACATAGATGAGGAGGCATTTAGAAGAGATAAACTTGTAGTTAAGCTCTATGGCTACTTATTGGTTCCCGTATCTTCGGGAAGGATTCAGTCAAGTAAGACTATTTACCAAGATTTTTCCGAGGAAGAAAATAAAATAGCTATTGCTAGATACGTAATTGAACATATGGATAAAGATACTATATATATTCTCGGTCCTGGCTCAACCGTTAAGACGATCAATAAGTTACTAGGTATCGATGGAACAATACTGGGAGTCGATGTTATATATAGAGGAAAACTGATCGCGAAAGATGTTGGAGAAAGAGAACTATTAGATATTATTAACAAATATAATAAGGCAATGATAATAGTCTCGCCTATAGGTGGTCAGGGCTTCGTGTTTGGTAGGGGAAACCAACAAATATCTCCTGAGATCATTAGGCGTGTAGGTAGAGAAAATATACTAATAGTTTCTACGTGGAGAAAAATCAATTCGGTCAAGGTATTAAGGGTAGATACAGGTGATTATGAAGTTGATGCTATGCTTAAGGGGTATTGGAAAGTTCTTGTTGATTATAATAGATTTGTTGTTAAAAAAGTAGTTTGA
- the gcvT gene encoding glycine cleavage system aminomethyltransferase GcvT, giving the protein MAKIPLLNYHVEKLGAEPGFFGDWEVPMRYTSTIEEHLAVRSDVGVFDVSHMGRVRLRGPDVFELIQYIYTKDLSKVKPGWMSGPTLALNQWARVKDDEMLYKISDEEWLLVPNALVREKMLSYLKSIIDSHQYKVVIEDLTHKYSMIAVQGPKSPNIMEKIGLKEAADLKPLQFITNIKLNDIKLFLVSRSGWTGEDGFEIWGEHSSIAKLLDILVKEGVKPAGIIARDTLRMEMGFVLGDHEYGEDPTKYPCVISLRYGLGAITWSKKGYVGEEALRAYLREGVRWIRMGIKMSKKNARIIPREHTPVYVEDQVVGWVTSGTYSPILRRGIAQAYIDVRYAIEDLPVKIMMRNRFYEGKIVDFPFINK; this is encoded by the coding sequence TTGGCAAAGATCCCGCTTCTAAATTATCACGTGGAAAAACTGGGTGCAGAACCAGGTTTTTTCGGTGACTGGGAGGTACCAATGCGTTATACAAGCACTATTGAAGAACACTTAGCCGTTAGGAGCGATGTTGGAGTCTTTGATGTAAGCCATATGGGCAGAGTAAGGCTGAGAGGACCCGATGTATTCGAGCTAATACAATATATTTATACCAAGGATCTTTCGAAAGTAAAGCCTGGATGGATGAGTGGACCGACTCTCGCTCTTAATCAATGGGCTAGAGTAAAAGATGATGAAATGCTCTACAAGATTAGTGATGAGGAGTGGCTACTAGTACCCAATGCCTTAGTTAGAGAGAAAATGTTGTCATATCTAAAAAGCATAATAGATAGTCATCAATACAAAGTAGTAATAGAAGATTTAACACATAAGTACTCGATGATCGCTGTACAAGGACCTAAATCACCCAATATAATGGAAAAAATAGGATTAAAAGAAGCAGCTGATCTCAAACCTCTGCAATTTATAACCAATATCAAGCTCAATGATATCAAATTATTCCTCGTTAGTAGGAGTGGTTGGACAGGAGAAGATGGATTTGAGATCTGGGGAGAACATAGCAGTATTGCTAAACTATTAGATATTCTTGTCAAAGAAGGGGTTAAACCAGCAGGCATAATTGCAAGAGATACTTTAAGAATGGAAATGGGTTTTGTTCTAGGCGATCATGAATACGGAGAGGACCCAACCAAGTACCCATGTGTAATTAGTTTAAGATACGGGCTAGGAGCTATTACGTGGAGTAAGAAGGGATATGTTGGAGAAGAAGCTTTACGAGCATACTTAAGAGAAGGAGTGAGGTGGATTAGAATGGGGATAAAAATGAGTAAGAAGAATGCAAGGATAATTCCTCGAGAACATACTCCTGTCTATGTAGAGGATCAAGTGGTAGGCTGGGTCACTAGTGGAACATACTCTCCTATTTTGAGAAGAGGAATAGCTCAAGCATATATTGATGTTAGGTATGCTATCGAAGATCTACCTGTTAAGATCATGATGAGAAACAGGTTTTACGAGGGTAAAATCGTTGATTTTCCATTCATAAATAAATAG
- a CDS encoding translation initiation factor IF-5A, which yields MSKTYATLGELKPGNFIIIDGEPCRIVEMSKAKTGKHGSAKAHVVAIGLFTGNKKTLVAPVDQRVEVPVIEKRVGQIIADMGDLLQVMDMETFETFEVEKPSDEKLREKLKPGVEVEYWVVMGKRMIIRTR from the coding sequence ATGAGCAAAACCTATGCCACTCTAGGAGAATTAAAACCAGGTAATTTCATTATTATAGATGGTGAACCATGTAGAATAGTTGAAATGAGCAAAGCTAAAACAGGAAAACACGGAAGCGCTAAAGCACACGTAGTAGCGATAGGATTATTTACAGGTAACAAGAAAACCCTTGTAGCTCCTGTAGATCAGAGGGTAGAGGTTCCAGTTATTGAGAAGAGAGTTGGACAAATAATAGCTGATATGGGGGACTTATTACAAGTAATGGATATGGAAACATTTGAAACATTTGAAGTTGAAAAGCCTAGTGATGAAAAACTTCGAGAAAAACTAAAGCCTGGAGTAGAAGTAGAATACTGGGTTGTCATGGGTAAGAGAATGATTATAAGAACAAGGTAA
- the gcvPB gene encoding aminomethyl-transferring glycine dehydrogenase subunit GcvPB yields the protein MFRQSRWDEPLIFELGNKGRKGFIVPEPEEEVKRKVGGIRIPEKILRKKPPNLPEVSEVEVIRHYTRLTEMSYGVDNGPVPLGSCTMKYNPRIAWEISNDYRINMLHPLQDERTIQGLLEILYELQKWLANITGMDYCSLHPAAGAHGEFSGILIIRKYHELKKQLDRKSEIIIPDSAHGTNPASASMGGFKVVEVPSGEDGNIDMEALKSVVGESTAGLMITNPSTLGLFEENVVEISKIIHGVDGLLYYDGANLNGIMGYTRPGDMGFDIAHINIHKTFGAPHGGGGPGAGPVCVKDKLIDEERNIWLRDLLPGYRVVYDEKTGLYKLVNNEKYSIGLLKAFFGNIVPLIWGYTYILMLGSKGLRTVTEQAVLNTNYFISLVKDIRGYDIPYGKDRYRKHEVVLSAKPLYDDTGVSAEDVAKGLLDAGFYAPTIYFPLIVHEALMTEFTESETIEYIEKYAERLQEISTIAYSDPEKAKEWPLNTSVRRVDNVRANHPKTLAPTWRIYMEKVCRKYSEC from the coding sequence ATGTTTAGACAATCTAGATGGGATGAACCCTTAATATTCGAACTTGGAAACAAGGGTAGAAAAGGCTTCATTGTTCCCGAGCCCGAGGAAGAAGTTAAGAGAAAAGTGGGCGGGATAAGAATACCAGAGAAAATTTTACGTAAGAAACCGCCTAATCTCCCCGAAGTAAGTGAAGTAGAAGTGATACGTCATTATACTAGGCTTACGGAAATGAGTTATGGAGTAGACAATGGACCAGTACCTCTCGGATCATGCACTATGAAATATAATCCCAGAATTGCTTGGGAAATAAGCAATGATTATAGGATAAATATGCTTCACCCATTACAAGATGAGAGGACAATTCAAGGACTACTCGAGATATTATATGAGCTTCAGAAATGGCTTGCAAACATTACTGGAATGGATTATTGCTCACTACACCCAGCTGCCGGGGCTCACGGAGAATTCTCTGGTATACTGATTATTAGGAAATACCATGAATTAAAGAAACAACTAGATCGAAAAAGTGAAATCATAATACCTGATTCCGCTCATGGAACAAATCCTGCGAGTGCTTCAATGGGCGGGTTCAAAGTTGTAGAGGTGCCGTCTGGAGAAGATGGTAATATAGATATGGAAGCTTTAAAGAGCGTTGTTGGTGAATCAACGGCTGGCCTAATGATTACTAATCCAAGCACTCTCGGATTATTTGAGGAAAATGTAGTTGAGATATCTAAGATTATTCATGGAGTAGATGGACTACTATACTATGATGGAGCGAATCTTAATGGAATAATGGGTTATACTAGGCCCGGTGATATGGGATTCGATATTGCACATATAAATATTCATAAAACATTTGGCGCTCCTCATGGTGGAGGAGGGCCGGGAGCGGGACCAGTATGTGTTAAGGATAAATTAATTGATGAAGAAAGAAATATTTGGCTGAGAGATCTATTGCCAGGTTATAGAGTTGTTTATGATGAAAAAACTGGATTATATAAGCTGGTTAATAATGAGAAATACAGTATTGGTTTGTTGAAGGCGTTCTTCGGTAACATAGTTCCCCTAATATGGGGATATACATATATATTAATGCTCGGCTCTAAAGGGCTAAGAACAGTTACCGAACAAGCGGTTCTAAACACCAACTACTTCATTTCACTAGTTAAGGACATAAGAGGATACGATATACCTTATGGAAAAGATAGATATCGTAAACACGAAGTCGTGTTAAGCGCTAAACCACTATATGATGATACGGGAGTTTCAGCTGAAGATGTCGCTAAAGGATTGCTTGACGCAGGATTCTATGCGCCCACAATATATTTCCCATTAATTGTTCATGAAGCATTAATGACCGAGTTTACAGAATCAGAAACCATTGAGTACATCGAGAAATATGCTGAAAGATTACAAGAAATAAGCACTATAGCATATAGTGATCCGGAAAAAGCTAAAGAGTGGCCGCTTAATACAAGTGTTAGAAGAGTAGATAATGTAAGAGCTAATCATCCCAAAACCCTTGCCCCAACATGGAGGATTTATATGGAGAAAGTTTGTAGAAAGTATAGTGAATGCTAG
- the glyA gene encoding serine hydroxymethyltransferase translates to MVIDITKKYPELKEIYELTVNHTIWRKKECINLIASENVMSPLAMLLYLNDMMHRYAEGKPFKRFYQGLKFVDELEVKAQRIIGELLETDYVELRPISGTIANATVFKAFAEHGDKAVVVPVQAGAHVSHTRYGTLGGLGIEQVEMPFNIEEWNIDVDGAKKVIEKVKPKIVILGGSLYIFPHPVKEIAEAAHSVGAKLMYDVAHVLGLITGKVWENPLKQGADILTSSTHKTFPGPQGGLIATVTKDDYKKVSKIVFPVFVSNHHLHRLAALAVTGLEMKYFGRQYAEQIVKNAKAFAEALAENGFKVIGENKGYTESHQVIIDVREHGGGAKNAKLLEEANIIVNKNMLPWDKPEDIKNPSGIRLGVQEVTRWGMKEEDMKTIAEFMRLVVIDKRDPKEIRNKVIEFRKNFLEIHYGFKISGEEETKLLKIMLHGEV, encoded by the coding sequence ATGGTTATAGATATTACTAAGAAATATCCTGAGCTCAAGGAAATATATGAATTAACAGTTAACCATACAATATGGAGGAAGAAAGAATGCATTAATCTCATAGCTAGCGAGAACGTTATGAGCCCTCTGGCAATGCTTCTCTACCTCAATGATATGATGCATAGATATGCGGAGGGGAAACCGTTTAAGAGATTCTATCAAGGATTAAAATTTGTTGATGAATTAGAGGTTAAGGCACAAAGAATAATTGGTGAACTACTCGAAACAGACTATGTTGAGCTAAGACCTATTAGTGGAACAATAGCGAATGCAACAGTATTCAAAGCTTTTGCAGAACATGGAGATAAAGCTGTTGTAGTCCCTGTCCAGGCAGGTGCACATGTAAGCCATACACGATACGGAACACTTGGAGGACTCGGTATAGAACAAGTAGAAATGCCATTCAATATAGAGGAGTGGAACATAGATGTTGACGGAGCTAAGAAAGTGATTGAAAAAGTTAAACCAAAAATAGTTATACTTGGAGGAAGCCTATACATATTTCCCCATCCAGTCAAAGAAATAGCTGAAGCTGCACATAGTGTAGGAGCAAAACTCATGTATGATGTAGCACATGTTCTCGGACTCATTACCGGAAAAGTCTGGGAGAACCCCTTGAAACAAGGAGCAGATATACTGACTTCATCGACACATAAAACATTCCCTGGACCACAAGGAGGACTAATAGCAACCGTTACAAAAGACGACTATAAAAAAGTTTCAAAAATTGTATTCCCAGTGTTCGTTTCAAATCATCATCTACATAGATTAGCAGCACTTGCAGTAACAGGTTTAGAAATGAAGTATTTCGGTAGACAATACGCTGAACAAATCGTTAAGAATGCAAAAGCGTTTGCAGAAGCTCTTGCAGAAAACGGCTTCAAAGTTATAGGTGAAAACAAGGGATATACTGAGAGCCACCAAGTAATAATTGATGTTAGAGAACACGGTGGCGGAGCCAAGAACGCAAAATTATTGGAGGAGGCAAATATTATTGTGAACAAGAACATGCTACCATGGGATAAACCAGAAGATATTAAGAACCCAAGTGGTATTCGTCTAGGAGTTCAAGAAGTAACTAGGTGGGGTATGAAGGAAGAAGATATGAAAACTATAGCTGAGTTCATGCGATTAGTAGTTATAGATAAGAGGGATCCTAAGGAGATAAGAAATAAGGTAATAGAGTTTAGAAAGAACTTTCTAGAAATACATTATGGGTTTAAAATAAGTGGCGAGGAAGAAACCAAACTATTAAAAATAATGTTACATGGAGAAGTCTAA
- the gcvPA gene encoding aminomethyl-transferring glycine dehydrogenase subunit GcvPA, protein MDSHPWIPNSTREIREKMLEKIGVKNIDEFFNDIPRNIRISKEEWDNLEIGLKKPISEITARRIIEEKLSMNKVFVPLLFLGGGAYPHYVPSVIKYLISRGEFLTSYTPYQPEISQGILQALFEYQSLMAELLDMDVVNSSMYDWASALAEALLMSLRVKKNKKKILLPSNMNPIHKRVVNTYLSPHNVRIEYVNYNHDTGLIDLEDLKNKIDNDTAAVYVQSPNFFGYIEENAKEIGEIVHDIDSLFIMGIDPISLGLIKPPGELGADIAVGEGQPLGLGLNYGGPYLGIFATRMDMKLVRQMPGRIIGLTRSVDGSRAFTMILQTREQHIRRAKATSNICTNEALSAIAAAIYLALLGKSGIRKLAELIYYRSHYAQARLREIGLNTDIFKSDFFKEFPINFDNIGVKYRYVHEKLLENNIHGGLYIGNWFPELGETALYAFTEIHTKNDIDLLVEKLADIINELKR, encoded by the coding sequence ATGGATTCTCATCCATGGATCCCTAATAGTACTAGGGAGATCAGAGAAAAAATGCTGGAGAAAATAGGTGTTAAAAACATTGATGAGTTCTTCAATGATATACCTCGAAATATCAGGATTAGCAAGGAGGAATGGGATAATTTAGAAATTGGATTAAAGAAGCCTATCTCAGAAATTACAGCAAGGAGAATTATCGAAGAAAAACTATCTATGAATAAGGTATTTGTTCCCCTACTCTTTCTAGGAGGCGGTGCTTATCCACACTATGTGCCATCGGTGATAAAATACTTGATTTCACGAGGAGAATTCTTAACCTCTTATACACCTTATCAACCCGAGATCTCACAGGGAATTCTTCAAGCATTATTCGAATACCAGAGCTTAATGGCTGAACTATTAGATATGGATGTAGTTAATTCCTCCATGTACGATTGGGCTTCTGCACTAGCTGAAGCCTTACTTATGAGTCTTAGAGTTAAGAAAAATAAGAAAAAAATATTGCTACCATCAAACATGAACCCTATTCATAAAAGAGTTGTAAATACCTATCTCTCTCCTCATAATGTTAGAATTGAATATGTGAATTACAATCATGATACAGGACTCATAGACTTGGAAGATCTTAAAAATAAAATTGATAACGACACAGCAGCAGTATATGTTCAATCACCAAACTTCTTCGGATACATAGAGGAAAATGCAAAAGAAATAGGAGAAATAGTTCATGATATAGATTCCCTGTTTATCATGGGTATAGATCCAATATCTCTAGGGTTGATTAAACCTCCCGGCGAATTAGGCGCAGATATAGCTGTTGGTGAAGGCCAACCATTAGGTTTAGGCTTAAACTATGGAGGCCCGTATCTGGGAATATTTGCTACACGGATGGATATGAAACTTGTAAGACAAATGCCGGGAAGAATAATAGGATTAACAAGATCTGTTGATGGATCAAGAGCTTTCACGATGATATTGCAGACTCGTGAACAACATATTCGTAGAGCCAAGGCAACATCTAATATATGTACAAATGAAGCATTATCAGCTATAGCTGCAGCAATATACTTGGCATTACTAGGTAAGAGTGGAATACGTAAACTAGCCGAACTAATATATTATCGATCACATTATGCTCAGGCTAGACTTAGAGAAATAGGATTGAACACCGATATATTCAAATCCGATTTCTTCAAAGAATTCCCAATAAACTTCGACAATATAGGAGTAAAGTATAGGTATGTTCATGAAAAACTACTTGAAAACAATATTCACGGAGGACTATACATAGGTAACTGGTTCCCGGAACTCGGAGAGACAGCACTATATGCTTTCACAGAGATACATACAAAAAACGATATAGATCTCCTTGTTGAAAAACTAGCTGATATAATAAATGAGTTGAAAAGGTGA
- the lpdA gene encoding dihydrolipoyl dehydrogenase gives MYDVVVVGAGVGGYPAAIYLARHGLKVAVIEEHLLGGECTNYGCVPSKALYNIAEAFRTIEKVGGNANIDWNNLSRWVSSVVKETRNGIEYLLESYGVDIINSKAVLKKDTAIKIGNDIISPKNIILALGTDPKPLPNVNFDGKYLLSNREVFYMEEKPEKILIIGGGVIGVEAAYTFSQLGIDVTIVEAMPNILPFLDKDISLTMKRFLREKNVKIYENTFVEKITIENNKVKAKLSNNNLIETDKILVAIGRKPKTTNIGLETVRVETTQKGFIKVNEKYQTTNPRIYAVGDVIGEPLLAHKAILESIAAARNILGEESFSLSYHLVPQTIFSGLEIAWIGYTERELREKGIKYRRIRMPVSHLSAVRIKDSKYSYVKILMDENNVPYGIFVVSPLASEVISSFIPFIMNKIRLEKAWRIPYPHLTVSETVREISEYILGEPIHLYLKK, from the coding sequence ATGTATGATGTTGTAGTAGTAGGTGCTGGAGTAGGAGGTTATCCAGCAGCTATATATCTTGCTAGACATGGTTTGAAAGTTGCTGTGATTGAGGAACATTTACTGGGAGGCGAATGTACAAATTATGGATGTGTCCCGAGTAAAGCTCTATATAATATTGCTGAAGCATTTCGAACTATAGAGAAAGTAGGTGGAAATGCAAATATAGATTGGAATAACTTATCTAGATGGGTATCATCAGTTGTTAAGGAAACACGTAATGGAATAGAATATCTCTTAGAAAGCTACGGTGTTGATATAATAAATTCTAAGGCTGTTCTAAAAAAAGATACTGCGATCAAAATAGGTAATGATATCATTTCTCCTAAGAACATTATACTCGCTCTCGGAACAGATCCTAAACCGCTTCCAAACGTGAATTTTGACGGTAAATATTTGCTGAGTAATAGAGAGGTATTCTATATGGAAGAAAAACCCGAAAAAATATTAATTATTGGTGGCGGAGTTATCGGTGTTGAGGCCGCATACACTTTTTCACAGTTGGGTATAGATGTTACTATTGTTGAAGCAATGCCTAACATACTTCCTTTCCTCGACAAAGACATAAGTTTAACTATGAAAAGATTTCTCAGAGAGAAAAACGTTAAGATCTATGAGAATACTTTTGTCGAAAAAATAACTATTGAAAACAATAAGGTAAAAGCTAAACTATCAAACAATAACCTCATTGAAACCGACAAAATCCTAGTAGCTATTGGTAGGAAACCTAAAACTACAAATATAGGTCTAGAAACTGTACGTGTAGAAACAACTCAAAAAGGCTTTATCAAAGTTAATGAGAAGTATCAAACAACTAATCCCAGAATATATGCTGTAGGAGATGTTATTGGTGAACCATTACTGGCTCATAAAGCAATTCTAGAAAGTATTGCGGCAGCAAGAAATATTTTGGGGGAAGAATCCTTTTCTTTAAGTTACCACTTAGTACCACAGACAATTTTCAGTGGTTTAGAAATTGCTTGGATAGGATATACAGAGAGAGAACTCAGAGAAAAAGGAATAAAGTATCGTAGGATTAGGATGCCAGTATCTCATTTATCAGCGGTTAGAATAAAGGATAGCAAGTATTCTTATGTAAAGATCCTAATGGATGAAAACAATGTTCCATACGGTATATTTGTTGTTTCCCCATTAGCCTCTGAAGTAATATCATCGTTTATACCTTTCATCATGAACAAGATAAGGTTAGAGAAAGCATGGAGAATACCTTATCCACATTTGACAGTATCTGAAACTGTTAGAGAAATTAGCGAATATATTTTGGGCGAACCAATACATTTGTATCTTAAAAAATAA